The Apis mellifera strain DH4 linkage group LG13, Amel_HAv3.1, whole genome shotgun sequence genome includes a region encoding these proteins:
- the LOC413980 gene encoding CD109 antigen — translation MWIWILLMFACGNAEFWNGLDNNQTGFGLRNSRNPNDNIIIKEATYFVVASRMVRPGQIYRLDVNVLYSALPMMIRASIQRNGVEIAANFQEVKEGIPETLMMRLPSTSVNGEYKLRVEGTYNSLTGGQAFLNETKLIFSQRSMTIFIQLDKPVYMQRETVRFRTIPIDTELKAFNNPTDIYMLDPYRRIMRRWLSRQSNLGTVSLSYQLSDQPVFGEWIIQVIAQNQIEEKTFLVEEYYQTRFEVNVTMPAFFFDNDPYIYGTVQANYTSGAPVRGNLTLKAHVRSLDRAYTESTEPVERYFYFDEYYPAWLKVSSYLENKIPVLRFFNGTYHFRYPMSELLNYVPTANGVEITVTATVGERFLDEIISGYSMARIFNSTTKIRFLGGSPQVFKPTMPFILNLVASFHDDSALRPTQLKEAVMEIRADIEMKAGGHRTLETQYLKHLQDNEGIWSTRIDLRKQLGLDHNADQAQQILNDISSMKVFAYLTDGEGFRTQTELLLLAHESPNQQHIKISTSTEKPKVGEYIIFHVQTNFYIDTFNYLIMAKGIILLTGQNIMENNIKTFAVPLSAEMAPVATAVVYHIGQYGNVVADSLTFSVNGISRNNFTVFINNKKARTGENVEIAIYGEPGAYVGLSGIDRSFFTMQAGNELTYANVISKMAHFDEDTNGTHSHTWLYHEGDPDEIVYFPSSTFGIDANRTFEYVGLIVFTDAFIYRRPDNCNVTQGYGECLSGRCYILDKKCDGVYDCDDGTDEAACEFKNATDIALFRKWRFNRLKRQYENVWLWKDINIGPHGRHIFNIDVPRRPVHWMVMAFSMSPSMGFGMLPKAIGYMGVLPFYINVEMPTHSKQGEQIGIRVSVFNYLCHNIEAVVVLVDSKDYKFVHVEDNGIVQSYKPRTSFGEHQFFIWIPAQDAAIVYLPIVPTRLGDIKVHIYATTVIGRDSVTRNLHVEADGLPQYRHQSILLDLSNRAYVFQYMHVNITETPIIPYDENRYYVFGSNKAMISLVGDVVGPIFPTMPVNATSLMNLPMDSAEQNMFSFAANLYTTLYMRLVNQRNRTQEKESFYYMNIGYQRQLSFMNPDGSFSLFRSDWNQSSPSVWLTAYCARVLQEARFYEWENYLYIDPEVIAQAVSWLLKYQTPEGSFYEVTWLPDRKMNSSLNYEYDVITHRNISLTAHVLITLQSVKDLPEGLGTQVAVSAVGAVKWLERNLKLLEERGKPYEIAIVSYALLLAKASTAGQAFNILARHARREGGLTYWGREQVPLPPYKLENQKPFLLPRLPYMYDSENIETTAYALLVHVARQEIMIEPIVKWLNAQRLTDGGWASTQDTAWAMKALMDYTVRSRIRDVSSLTVTVEATALPGQTKTLFVNDNNLARLQTIEIPEAWGTVRVQAKGAGYAILQMSVQYNVDIAKFQTQPPMRSFDLMTRANFHGRNQSHISYLSCQKWINTNESSRSGMAVLDVTIPTGYIIQQQTLDTYIRSKQVRNLQRARFQEKKVLFYFDYLDQEETCVNFTIERWFPVANMSRYLPIRVYDYYAPERFNETIFDALPTYTLNICEVCGSSQCPYCPIYNTATMLATSSGFLYIVSLLVIVIRYFRTQEFSIS, via the exons ATGTGGATCtggattttattaatgtttgctTGCGGAAACGCAGAGTTTTGGAATGGACTGGATAATAATCAAACTGGATTTGGCTTACGAAATTCTAGAAATCCAAatgacaatattataataaaagaagc TACCTACTTTGTGGTTGCATCTCGAATGGTTAGGCCAGGACAAATTTACCGATTAGatgtaaatgttttatatagtGCATTACCAATGATGATACGTGCATCCATTCAAAGAAATGGAGTAGAAATAGCTGCAAATTTTCAAGAAGTAAAAGAAGGAATTCCAGAAACTTTAATGATGAGATTACCATCTACATCTGTCAAtggagaatataaattaagagtGGAAGGAACATATAATAGTTTAACTGGTGGTCAagcatttttaaatgaaaccaAACTTATATTTTCACAACGATCAATGACAATTTTTATCCAGTTAGACAAACCAGTATATATGCAAAGAGAAACTGTGAGATTTAGAACTATACCAATAGATACAGAACTTAAAGCATTCAATAATcctacagatatatatatgttagatCCATATAGAAGAATAATGAGACGATGGTTAAGTAGACAAAGCAATTTAGGAACAGTATCCTTATCATATCAACTTTCTGATCAACCTGTTTTTGGAGAATGGATTATACAAGTAATAGCACAAAATCAAATAGAAGAGAAAACTTTTTTAGTTGAAGAATATTATCAAACACGTTTTGAAGTTAATGTTACAATGCcagcatttttttttgataatgatCCATACATATATGGCACAGTTCAAGCAAATTATACTAGTGGTGCACCAGTAAGAggaaatttaactttaaaagcACATGTTAGATCATTAGATAGGGCATATACAGAATCTACTGAACCtgtagaaagatatttttattttgatgaatattatCCTGCATGGTTGAAAGTATCaagttatttagaaaataagattcctgtattaagattttttaatggaaCTTATCATTTTCGATATCCAATgtcagaattattaaattatgttccAACTGCAAATGGAGTAGAAATTACTGTAACTGCAACGGTTGGCGAAAGatttttagatgaaataatCTCGGGTTATTCTATggctcgaatttttaattccactACAAAGATACGATTTTTAGGTGGATCGCCACAAGTTTTCAAACCCACAAtgccatttattttaaatttagtagCATCATTCCACGATGATTCGGCATTGAGACCAACGCAATTGAAAGAAGCTGTAATGGAAATTCGCGCGGATATCGAAATGAAAGCAGGTGGTCACAGAACGCTAGAAactcaatatttaaaacatttgcaAGACAATGAAGGCATTTGGTCTACGAGAATTGATTTAAGAAAACAACTTGGACTTGATCATAATGCAGATCAAGCACAACAAATTCTTaatgatatttcttctatGAAAGTTTTTGCTTATCTAACTGATGGAGAAGGATTTAGAACACAAActgaattattgttattggcACATGAATCACCAAACCaacaacatataaaaatttcaacatctACAGAGAAACCTAAAGTTggcgaatatattatatttcatgttcaaacaaatttttatattgatacttttaattatctcaTCATGGCAAAAggaattatacttttaacagGACAAAATATTAtggagaataatataaaaacatttgctGTTCCTCTAAGTGCAGAAATGGCACCTGTTGCAACTGCAGTTGTATATCATATTGGACAATATGGTAATGTAGTAGCTGACTCTTTAACCTTTTCCGTAAATGGTATTTCACGCAATAATTTCactgtatttattaataataaaaaagctaGAACAGgtgaaaatgttgaaatagCTATTTATGGAGAACCAGGAGCATATGTTGGTCTTTCAGGTATAGATAGATCATTTTTTACCATGCAAGCTGGAAATGAATTAACATATGCTAATGTCATATCAAAAATGGCACATTTTGATGAAGATACAAATGGAACTCATTCCCATACTTGGTTATATCACGAAGGTGATCCAGATGAAATTGTTTACTTTCCATCATCGACTTTTGGTATAGATGCCAATAGAACATTTGAATATGTAGGATTAATAGTTTTCACAGATGCTTTCATTTATCGAAGACCTGATAATTGTAATGTAACTCAAGGATATGGAGAATGTCTTTCTGGAAGATGTTacatattagataaaaaatgtgATGGAGTATATGATTGTGATGATGGTACTGATGAAGCAGCTTgcgaatttaaaaatgctacagatattgcattatttagaaaatggcGATTTAACAGATTAAAAAGACAATATGAAAATGTTTGGTTAtggaaagatattaatataggaCCTCATGGTAgacatattttcaatatagatGTGCCAAGAAGACCAGTCCATTGGATGGTTATGGCGTTTAGTATGTCTCCAAGTATGGGTTTTGGTATGTTACCAAAAGCCATTGGATATATGGGAGTCTtaccattttatattaatgttgaaATGCCTACTCACAGCAAACAAGGGGAACAAATCGGTATCCGTGTCTCTGTTTTTAATTACTTGTGTCATAATATAGAAGCTGTAGTAGTTCTAGTTGATTCCAaggattataaatttgttcatGTTGAAGATAATGGTATTGTACAATCGTATAAACCACGTACATCTTTTGGTGAACATCAATTCTTTATTTGGATTCCTGCTCAGGATGCTGCCATTGTTTATTTACCTATTGTACCAACAAGACTTGGAGATATCAAAGTACATATCTATGCTACTACTGTAATTGGAAGAGATTCAGTTACGCGTAATTTGCATGTAGAAGCTGATGGTCTTCCTCAATATAGACATCAGTCTATTTTACTTGATCTTAGTAATCGCGCTTACGTATTTCAATATATGCATGTCAACATTACAGAAACACCTATTATACCATACGATGAAAATCGTTATTATGTGTTTGGTTCAAATAAGGCAATGATAAGTTTAGTCGGAGATGTCGTTGGTCCGATTTTCCCTACTATGCCTGTTAATGCTACAAGTCTCATGAATCTTCCTATGGATTCTGCGGAACAAAATATGTTTAGTTTTGCCGCTAATTTGTACACAACTTTATACATGCGTTTAGTTAATCAACGTAATAGAACgcaagagaaagaaagtttttattatatgaatattggcTATCAAAGACAACTTTCTTTTATGAATCCTGATGGATCTTTTAGCTTATTTCGTAGTGATTGGAATCAATCTTCACCAAGTGTTTGGTTAACAGCATATTGTGCTCGTGTTTTACAAGAAGCACGTTTTTATGAATGGGAGAATTATCTCTATATTGATCCCGAAGTAATAGCTCAAGCAGTGTCTTggttattgaaatatcaaacaCCTGAGGGATCATTCTATGAAGTTACATGGTTACCCGATCGTAAGATGAACAGCTCTTTAAATTATGAGTATGATGTAATAACTCATAGAAATATCAGCCTTACAGCTCATGTTCTAATCACATTGCAAAGTGTGAAGGATTTACCTGAAGGACTAGGAACACAAGTTGCTGTAAGTGCTGTAGGTGCAGTGAAATggttagaaagaaatttaaagttattagAGGAACGTGGAAAACCTTATGAAATAGCGATAGTGTCGTATGCTTTATTATTGGCAAAAGCCTCTACTGCAGGACaagcatttaatatattagctAGACATGCTCGTAGAGAAGGAGGATTAACATATTGGGGTAGAGAACAAGTGCCTCTTCCACCTTATAAGTTAGAAAATCAGAAACCATTTCTTCTACCACGTTTACCATATATGTATGATTCAGAAAACATTGAAACTACTGCCTATGCTCTTTTGGTGCATGTTGCTCGACAAGAAATAATGATAGAGCCTATAGTAAAATGGTTAAATGCTCAAAGATTGACAGATGGTGGTTGGGCTTCTACGCAAGATACTGCATGGGCAATGAAAGCATTAATGGATTATACAGTCAGGTCAAGAATTCGAGATGTTAGTTCATTGACTGTTACTGTAGAAGCTACAGCTCTTCCAGGACAGACTAAGACATTGTTTGTCAATGATAATAATCTTGCAAGGCTTCAAACTATTGAG ATACCAGAAGCTTGGGGAACAGTAAGGGTACAAGCAAAAGGTGCTGGATATGCAATTTTGCAAATGTCTGTTCAGTATAATGTAGATATTGCAAAATTCCAAACACAACCACCTATGAGATCTTTTGATCTAATGACCAGAGCAAATTTCCATGGCAGAAATCAATCTCACATTTCATATCTCAGTTGTCAAAA atggataaatacaaatgaatCTTCGCGTTCTGGTATGGCAGTCTTGGATGTAACTATTCCAACAGgatatataattcaacaaCAAACTTTAGATACATATATCAGATCAAAACAAGTGAGAAATCTTCAAAGAGCACGATTCCAGGAAAAGAAagttctcttttattttgattacttGGATCAAGAAGAAACGTGCGTGAATTTTACTATAGAAAGATGGTTTCCAGTTGCAAATATGTCGCGATATCTTCCTATCAgagtttatgattattatgctccag aacgTTTCAATGAAACTATATTTGATGCCCTGCCCACTTATACACTAAATATTTGCGAAGTTTGTGGTAGTTCTCAATGTCCTTACTGCCCGATTTATAATACTGCAACGATGTTAGCTACATCATCAGgttttctatatattgttTCTCTTTTAGTTAttgtaataagatattttcgcACACAAGAATTTAgtataagttaa
- the LOC107965746 gene encoding uncharacterized protein LOC107965746 yields MLYKKVILDLFSLVKNMRDYNNKYENRVHVLEHSDQFQINKTSKQPESNQNTKKQNERKKQNNAMHGYVYQTKLLMLFFYRIQRRYSFRLGTEIAEATAFDDLVLEYIKDNKKIYRLLQAKHKLKEYYKITEHELLSKKGDYSLIKYFFSYQKLKNDKFFKNSTIKDIIIYTNIDLDFENLKNANIEFEKIEDEDDILDMKFIEKQPARYMFKNNIASLLKDKIEKYNKENITEKNINYEIDEIKDFLNHLVFAVNQPNQEELGNIIQKEIGEEFNITKMEIVYNRFFIKMLNWMLDPEKDRFLSYEEGKKFFEEKIKFSVFFQLKNLIFSFSGRIEQLFNLHEIQNKNENEIEQNISCVNDLGGINKNELIRKNIEEYNNEYDDKVIWTNGETYEVFPMNSSSMSKLAEKYKSEYEFDYDIENFSPPLFLKYNKLHILIISCNTKWPKNIYALDTFNKTLDMFNKKEAIEFIIKLFNIDDNTKKNNIKEYYKLMKHYFLLALQQVIIFINRQNKKLKSITTEFNIHNYL; encoded by the coding sequence atgttatataaaaaagttatattagaTCTATTTagtttagtaaaaaatatgcgtgactataataataaatatgaaaatagagTTCACGTTTTAGAACACTCGGAtcaattccaaataaataaaacttctaAACAACCAGAGTCTAatcaaaatacgaaaaaacaaaatgaacgaaagaaacaaaataacgCAATGCATGGTTATGTCTATCAAACAAAACTGTTAATGTTATTCTTCTATCGCATTCAACGTCGTTATTCATTTCGCTTAGGTACAGAAATAGCAGAAGCTACTGCATTTGATGATTTAGTACTTGAATACATTaaagataacaaaaaaatttatcgtctaTTACAAGCTAAAcacaaattgaaagaatattataaaataacagaacatgaattattatcaaaaaaaggtGATTACAGTTTAATtaagtatttcttttcttatcaaaaacttaaaaatgacaaattttttaagaatagcacgataaaagatattatcatttatactaatattgatttggattttgaaaatttgaaaaatgcaaatattgaatttgagaAAATAGAAGATGAAGATGATATTTTGGATATGAAATTCATCGAAAAGCAACCCGCAcgttatatgtttaaaaataatatagcttctttattaaaggataaaatagagaaatataataaagaaaatataacagagaagaatattaattatgaaattgatgaaataaaagattttctaaATCATCTTGTATTTGCTGTTAATCAGCCTAATCAAGAAGAATTAGGTAATATTATTCAGAAGGAGATCGGTgaggaatttaatattaccaaAATGGAAATTGTATACAAtagattctttataaaaatgttgaattgGATGTTGGATCCagaaaaagatagatttcTTTCCtacgaagaaggaaagaaatttttcgaagaaaaaatcaaattttctgttttttttcagttaaagaatctaatattttcattttctggaAGAATCGaacaattgtttaatttacatgaaatacaaaataaaaatgaaaacgaaataGAACAAAATATTAGTTGTGTCAATGATCTTggaggaataaataaaaatgagttaattagaaaaaatattgaagaatataataacgaatatGATGATAAAGTGATATGGACAAATGGTGAAACTTATGAAGTTTTTCCTATGAATTCTTCTTCTATGAGTAAATTGgctgaaaaatacaaaagtgaatatgaatttgattatgacatagaaaatttttcacctCCTCTATTccttaagtataataaattgcatattttaattatttcctgTAATACAAAATggccaaaaaatatatatgcattagatacgtttaataaaacgttagatatgtttaataaaaaggaagcaatagaatttattataaaattatttaatatagatgataatacaaaaaaaaataatattaaagaatattataaattaatgaagcACTATTTTTTGTTAGCATTACAACAagttataatctttataaatagacaaaataaaaaactaaaaagtaTTACTAcggaatttaatattcataattattta